A genomic window from Cucumis melo cultivar AY chromosome 8, USDA_Cmelo_AY_1.0, whole genome shotgun sequence includes:
- the LOC103491096 gene encoding protein OCTOPUS, with protein MNPVTEALPPLPPQPHRPSTSCDRHPEERFTGFCPSCLCERLAVLEPSTSSSSSSSSSRKPPINSSAAAAALKAIFRPSATGPGAGGPSSRNKPSSFLPELRRTKSFSASKNEGFSGVFEPQRKSCDVRVRNTLWTLFTQDDERNPLKNEAPRLSNAAAGVHIEDEREPRILAAASSVVRGPVLEPEDQEEEDDETEPEIEIFEESNAGNVVEERVQEILEEEEEEEEEEEAEEEENEEPIRPEIEVVQDDFKSIKDHMDLDSQPKKPSGRDFKEIAGSFWSAASVFSKKWQKWRDKQKLKKRRNGGISATLPVEKPIGRQFRETQSEIADYGYGRRSCDTDPRFSLDAGRMSFDDPRYSFDEPRASWDGYLVSRTFTRMPTMLSVVEDAPIHVSRTDTQIPVEEPANSCNDDETIPGGSEQTRDYYSDSSSRRRRSLDRSSSLRKTAAAVVADMDDIKSSSNAKVSPATADFFSGPKLVVPDNKLQRDSNSNSLRDDCSETFEIPFRNGDRKETKKSRRWGKGWNIWAFIYRRTGNKYEDEDRYSSRTNGVTRSLSESWPEFRGERNGEVRGIGGGMGFNPKMMRSNSSVSWRSSQSNNGGPFGSMRKSNVETSGGFLRKKKEDFVLERNQSARFSPNEVVDNGLLRFYLAPMKGSRRGGIMKNRPNPAQSIARSVLRLY; from the coding sequence ATGAATCCCGTCACGGAGGCGCTACCACCCTTGCCGCCGCAACCTCACCGTCCTTCTACTTCCTGTGACCGTCATCCCGAAGAGCGTTTCACTGGTTTCTGTCCTTCATGTCTTTGCGAGCGTCTCGCTGTTCTCGAAccttctacttcttcttcttcttcttcttcctcttctcggAAGCCGCCGATTAACTCCTCTGCTGCCGCTGCCGCTCTTAAGGCCATTTTCAGACCTTCTGCTACTGGACCTGGAGCTGGAGGTCCTTCTTCTCGGAATAAACCCTCTTCCTTTCTTCCCGAGCTTCGTCGGACTAAGTCGTTTTCCGCCTCTAAGAATGAAGGGTTTTCTGGTGTGTTTGAGCCTCAGAGGAAATCTTGTGACGTCAGGGTTCGGAATACTCTCTGGACTCTTTTTACTCAGGATGATGAACGGAACCCGTTGAAGAATGAAGCTCCGAGGCTTAGCAATGCCGCTGCTGGTGTTCACATTGAGGATGAACGTGAACCTAGAATTTTGGCTGCTGCTTCTTCTGTTGTTCGAGGTCCGGTTTTGGAACCTGAGGATCAAGAAGAAGAGGATGACGAAACTGAACCAGAAATTGAGATTTTTGAGGAATCCAATGCCGGTAATGTAGTGGAGGAGAGAGTTCAAGAAATtcttgaagaagaggaggaagaagaagaggaagaagaagcagaggaagaggaaaatgaaGAACCAATTAGGCCTGAAATTGAAGTTGTACAAGACGACTTCAAAAGCATAAAGGATCACATGGATCTCGATTCTCAACCCAAGAAACCCTCCGGCCGGGATTTCAAGGAGATTGCCGGAAGTTTCTGGTCCGCTGCTTCTGTTTTCAGTAAGAAATGGCAGAAATGGAGAGACAAGCAGAAGCTCAAGAAGCGCAGAAATGGCGGTATCTCCGCTACATTGCCGGTGGAGAAGCCAATCGGCCGTCAATTTAGAGAAACACAGTCGGAGATCGCTGATTATGGCTATGGTCGCCGGTCCTGTGATACAGATCCGAGATTCTCACTTGACGCCGGGCGAATGTCGTTCGACGATCCTCGTTACTCCTTCGATGAACCAAGAGCTTCTTGGGATGGCTATTTAGTAAGCCGTACTTTCACCAGAATGCCGACGATGCTCTCTGTTGTTGAAGATGCTCCTATTCATGTTTCTCGAACCGATACTCAAATTCCAGTCGAAGAACCCGCAAATTCCTGCAATGACGACGAAACTATCCCGGGTGGTTCGGAACAAACCAGAGATTACTACTCCGACTCCTCCTCTCGCCGGAGAAGAAGCCTCGACAGATCAAGTTCGCTAAGGAAAACAGCAGCGGCCGTCGTGGCGGATATGGACGACATTAAATCATCCTCCAACGCCAAAGTTTCTCCAGCCACAGCCGATTTCTTTTCCGGCCCGAAATTGGTAGTTCCAGACAACAAACTCCAAAGAGATTCCAACTCGAATTCCTTGCGAGACGATTGTTCAGAAACCTTCGAAATCCCTTTCAGAAACGGCGACCGGAAGGAGACGAAAAAGTCCCGCCGGTGGGGGAAAGGCTGGAACATTTGGGCATTCATATACCGTCGAACCGGCAACAAATACGAAGACGAAGACAGATACAGCAGCAGAACGAACGGCGTGACGAGATCGTTATCGGAATCGTGGCCGGAATTTCGAGGCGAACGGAACGGCGAGGTTAGAGGAATCGGAGGAGGAATGGGGTTTAATCCAAAAATGATGAGAAGCAATAGCAGCGTGAGTTGGAGGAGCTCACAGAGCAACAATGGCGGACCGTTTGGGAGTATGAGAAAGAGCAATGTGGAAACAAGCGGGGGATTcttgaggaagaagaaagaagattttGTGCTGGAGAGAAATCAGAGTGCGAGATTTTCACCGAATGAAGTCGTCGATAATGGGCTTTTACGATTCTATTTGGCGCCGATGAAGGGAAGCCGGCGAGGGGGGATAATGAAAAACCGGCCGAATCCTGCTCAGTCCATTGCTAGAAGTGTATTGAGATTGTACTga
- the LOC103491116 gene encoding pentatricopeptide repeat-containing protein At3g09060 isoform X2, with product MVELPKVLSPALVLKLLKAEKNPNAALAIFDSACRHPGYAHSPFVFHYILRRLIDPKLVVHVGRIVDLMRAQRCTCSEDVALTAIKAYAKCSMPDQALNLFQNMVDIFGCEPGIRSFNSMLNAFVESNQWRRAELFFTYFRTVGMSPNLQTYNILIKISCKKRQFEKAKGLLTWMFENGLDPDVLSYGTLINALAKSGNILDAVELFDEMSERGVNPDVMCYNILIDGFFRKGDFLKANEIWKRLLRESSVYPSVETYNIMINGLCKLGKFDESMEMWNRMKKNERSLDLFTFSSMIHGLNKAGNFDASEKVFQEMIESGLSPDVRTYNAMLSGLFRAGKLSKCFELWDVMSKNNCCNIVSYNILIQGLLDNKKVEQAICYWQFLHERGLKADSTTYGLLINGLCKNGYLNKALRILEEAENEGADLDTYAYSSMIHGLCKKGRLEQAVELIHQMNKNKRKLNSHVFNSLINGYVRAFKLEEAISVLREMKNKDCAPTVVSYNTIINGLCKAERFSDANLSLQEMLEEGLKPDIITYSLLIDGLCRGEKVDMALNLWNQCINKRLKPDVKMHNIIIHGLCTAQKVDVALEIFTRMGQVNCVPDLVTHNTIMEGLYKAGDCAEALKIWDSILEAGLQPDIISYNITFKGLCSCARVSDAIEFLYDALDRGILPNAPTWNILVRAVVDDNPLTEYALMTESLT from the coding sequence ATGGTTGAGCTTCCAAAAGTTCTTTCCCCTGCACTGGTTCTGAAGCTTCTCAAAGCAGAGAAAAACCCCAATGCGGCACTCGCTATATTCGACTCGGCCTGTCGGCATCCTGGTTATGCTCACTCACCATTCGTATTCCACTATATTCTACGGCGACTTATCGACCCGAAGCTCGTTGTTCACGTTGGTCGGATCGTGGACCTGATGCGAGCTCAAAGATGCACCTGCTCCGAAGATGTTGCACTGACGGCTATCAAGGCGTATGCGAAATGTTCAATGCCCGATCAAGCGCTGAATTTGTTTCAGAACATGGTTGACATTTTTGGGTGTGAACCGGGAATTAGGTCATTTAATTCTATGCTTAATGCGTTCGTTGAATCTAATCAGTGGCGCCGAGCTGAACTCTTTTTCACGTACTTTCGGACGGTGGGCATGTCGCCCAATCTTCAGACTTATAATATTCTGATCAAGATTTCGTGCAAGAAGAGACAATTTGAGAAGGCTAAGGGATTGTTGACATGGATGTTCGAGAATGGTTTGGACCCTGATGTTTTAAGCTATGGTACATTAATTAATGCACTTGCGAAGAGTGGTAACATATTGGATGCCGTGGAGCTGTTCGATGAAATGTCTGAGAGAGGAGTGAATCCTGATGTTATGTGTTATAATATTCTGATTGATGGATTTTTCAGAAAAGGAGATTTTCTGAAGGCTAATGAGATTTGGAAGAGATTACTTAGAGAGTCTTCAGTTTATCCGAGTGTGGAAACATATAACATTATGATAAATGGTTTATGTAAGCTCGGGAAGTTCGATGAAAGTATGGAGATGTGGAATAGAATGAAGAAGAATGAAAGGTCGCTCGATTTATTTACTTTTAGTTCCATGATTCACGGCTTGAACAAAGCAGGAAACTTCGACGCATCCGAGAAAGTTTTTCAGGAGATGATTGAAAGTGGATTATCCCCTGATGTGAGAACATATAATGCAATGCTCAGTGGTCTATTTCGAGCTGGGAAACTAAGTAAATGCTTTGAGTTGTGGGACGTAATGAGTAAAAATAACTGTTGCAATATCGTTAGTTATAACATATTGATTCAAGGGTTGCTTGACAACAAGAAAGTGGAACAAGCGATTTGTTATTGGCAGTTCTTACACGAGAGGGGCTTAAAGGCAGATTCAACAACATACGGACTGTTGATCAACGGGCTGTGTAAAAATGGATACTTGAATAAGGCTTTAAGGATATTAGAAGAAGCGGAAAATGAGGGAGCTGATTTGGATACTTATGCGTATTCATCAATGATTCATGGGTTATGCAAAAAAGGGAGGCTCGAACAAGCCGTAGAACTGATTCATCAGATGAACAAAAATAAACGTAAACTGAATTCTCATGTTTTCAATTCACTGATTAATGGATATGTCCGAGCTTTTAAACTTGAAGAGGCTATTTCTGTTCTTAGGGAAATGAAAAACAAAGACTGTGCCCCTACTGTAGTCTCCTACAACACTATTATTAATGGATTGTGTAAGGCAGAAAGATTTAGCGATGCAAATCTTTCACTGCAGGAGATGCTGGAAGAGGGTTTGAAGCCTGATATTATTACTTATAGCTTGTTGATTGATGGTCTATGTCGAGGAGAAAAGGTTGACATGGCACTCAATTTATGGAATCAATGTATTAACAAGCGTCTTAAGCCCGATGTAAAAATGCACAATATAATAATTCACGGTCTTTGTACTGCCCAAAAAGTTGATGTGGCCCTGGAGATTTTTACTCGAATGGGGCAGGTCAACTGTGTTCCAGATCTTGTAACACACAACACCATCATGGAAGGTCTTTACAAAGCTGGAGATTGCGCTGAGGCTTTAAAAATTTGGGACAGCATTTTGGAAGCGGGTCTTCAGCCTGATATTATTTCTTATAACATTACTTTTAAGGGACTCTGCTCTTGCGCTAGAGTTTCAGATGCCATTGAATTCCTATATGATGCTCTGGATCGTGGAATTCTTCCAAATGCCCCAACATGGAACATTCTTGTAAGAGCAGTTGTTGATGACAACCCTTTAACGGAATATGCTCTTATGACAGAGTCTCTGACGTGA
- the LOC103491116 gene encoding pentatricopeptide repeat-containing protein At3g09060 isoform X1, giving the protein MVELPKVLSPALVLKLLKAEKNPNAALAIFDSACRHPGYAHSPFVFHYILRRLIDPKLVVHVGRIVDLMRAQRCTCSEDVALTAIKAYAKCSMPDQALNLFQNMVDIFGCEPGIRSFNSMLNAFVESNQWRRAELFFTYFRTVGMSPNLQTYNILIKISCKKRQFEKAKGLLTWMFENGLDPDVLSYGTLINALAKSGNILDAVELFDEMSERGVNPDVMCYNILIDGFFRKGDFLKANEIWKRLLRESSVYPSVETYNIMINGLCKLGKFDESMEMWNRMKKNERSLDLFTFSSMIHGLNKAGNFDASEKVFQEMIESGLSPDVRTYNAMLSGLFRAGKLSKCFELWDVMSKNNCCNIVSYNILIQGLLDNKKVEQAICYWQFLHERGLKADSTTYGLLINGLCKNGYLNKALRILEEAENEGADLDTYAYSSMIHGLCKKGRLEQAVELIHQMNKNKRKLNSHVFNSLINGYVRAFKLEEAISVLREMKNKDCAPTVVSYNTIINGLCKAERFSDANLSLQEMLEEGLKPDIITYSLLIDGLCRGEKVDMALNLWNQCINKRLKPDVKMHNIIIHGLCTAQKVDVALEIFTRMGQVNCVPDLVTHNTIMEGLYKAGDCAEALKIWDSILEAGLQPDIISYNITFKGLCSCARVSDAIEFLYDALDRGILPNAPTWNILILVVLARKLLFDNMRFHHKTNWQGESANPLGISPWDSQHFNNY; this is encoded by the exons ATGGTTGAGCTTCCAAAAGTTCTTTCCCCTGCACTGGTTCTGAAGCTTCTCAAAGCAGAGAAAAACCCCAATGCGGCACTCGCTATATTCGACTCGGCCTGTCGGCATCCTGGTTATGCTCACTCACCATTCGTATTCCACTATATTCTACGGCGACTTATCGACCCGAAGCTCGTTGTTCACGTTGGTCGGATCGTGGACCTGATGCGAGCTCAAAGATGCACCTGCTCCGAAGATGTTGCACTGACGGCTATCAAGGCGTATGCGAAATGTTCAATGCCCGATCAAGCGCTGAATTTGTTTCAGAACATGGTTGACATTTTTGGGTGTGAACCGGGAATTAGGTCATTTAATTCTATGCTTAATGCGTTCGTTGAATCTAATCAGTGGCGCCGAGCTGAACTCTTTTTCACGTACTTTCGGACGGTGGGCATGTCGCCCAATCTTCAGACTTATAATATTCTGATCAAGATTTCGTGCAAGAAGAGACAATTTGAGAAGGCTAAGGGATTGTTGACATGGATGTTCGAGAATGGTTTGGACCCTGATGTTTTAAGCTATGGTACATTAATTAATGCACTTGCGAAGAGTGGTAACATATTGGATGCCGTGGAGCTGTTCGATGAAATGTCTGAGAGAGGAGTGAATCCTGATGTTATGTGTTATAATATTCTGATTGATGGATTTTTCAGAAAAGGAGATTTTCTGAAGGCTAATGAGATTTGGAAGAGATTACTTAGAGAGTCTTCAGTTTATCCGAGTGTGGAAACATATAACATTATGATAAATGGTTTATGTAAGCTCGGGAAGTTCGATGAAAGTATGGAGATGTGGAATAGAATGAAGAAGAATGAAAGGTCGCTCGATTTATTTACTTTTAGTTCCATGATTCACGGCTTGAACAAAGCAGGAAACTTCGACGCATCCGAGAAAGTTTTTCAGGAGATGATTGAAAGTGGATTATCCCCTGATGTGAGAACATATAATGCAATGCTCAGTGGTCTATTTCGAGCTGGGAAACTAAGTAAATGCTTTGAGTTGTGGGACGTAATGAGTAAAAATAACTGTTGCAATATCGTTAGTTATAACATATTGATTCAAGGGTTGCTTGACAACAAGAAAGTGGAACAAGCGATTTGTTATTGGCAGTTCTTACACGAGAGGGGCTTAAAGGCAGATTCAACAACATACGGACTGTTGATCAACGGGCTGTGTAAAAATGGATACTTGAATAAGGCTTTAAGGATATTAGAAGAAGCGGAAAATGAGGGAGCTGATTTGGATACTTATGCGTATTCATCAATGATTCATGGGTTATGCAAAAAAGGGAGGCTCGAACAAGCCGTAGAACTGATTCATCAGATGAACAAAAATAAACGTAAACTGAATTCTCATGTTTTCAATTCACTGATTAATGGATATGTCCGAGCTTTTAAACTTGAAGAGGCTATTTCTGTTCTTAGGGAAATGAAAAACAAAGACTGTGCCCCTACTGTAGTCTCCTACAACACTATTATTAATGGATTGTGTAAGGCAGAAAGATTTAGCGATGCAAATCTTTCACTGCAGGAGATGCTGGAAGAGGGTTTGAAGCCTGATATTATTACTTATAGCTTGTTGATTGATGGTCTATGTCGAGGAGAAAAGGTTGACATGGCACTCAATTTATGGAATCAATGTATTAACAAGCGTCTTAAGCCCGATGTAAAAATGCACAATATAATAATTCACGGTCTTTGTACTGCCCAAAAAGTTGATGTGGCCCTGGAGATTTTTACTCGAATGGGGCAGGTCAACTGTGTTCCAGATCTTGTAACACACAACACCATCATGGAAGGTCTTTACAAAGCTGGAGATTGCGCTGAGGCTTTAAAAATTTGGGACAGCATTTTGGAAGCGGGTCTTCAGCCTGATATTATTTCTTATAACATTACTTTTAAGGGACTCTGCTCTTGCGCTAGAGTTTCAGATGCCATTGAATTCCTATATGATGCTCTGGATCGTGGAATTCTTCCAAATGCCCCAACATGGAACATTCTT ATCTTGGTTGTTCTTGCTAGGAAATTATTATTTGATAATATGAGATTCCATCACAAAACTAATTGGCAAGGAGAGAGTGCAAATCCCCTTGGTATTTCTCCATGGGATTCTCAACATTTTAACAATTATTGA
- the LOC103491104 gene encoding uncharacterized protein LOC103491104, with product MIVFNPIQTSFTVHKNTFLLHTPKLPISRNSFFCLCQSNTSDSTPSTPPPEGDPQKQEILARIAQLQTQKLRLTGFLDEKSADLTQFAEEADAEFEKIGEDALRGLDEASARIMENIESQMQVFEESIELNRQEIEKNDDMLAKFEGQIEEERNEGLFFKNLRPRKPADIVKAKVEMEKINELTKENAGSKTRRYIYLAFIGLLVVAIAESFLSSPDWRKVAVLGAMLIALISQFSYEQRMSSEIEKTEIKEQSEEKE from the exons ATGATAGTTTTCAACCCAATTCAAACCTCTTTCACAGTCCACAAAAATACCTTCTTATTACACACACCAAAACTCCCCATTTCAAGGAACTCCTTCTTCTGCCTTTGTCAGTCCAACACTTCTGATTCAACTCCTTCCACACCACCACCTGAAGGAGATCCCCAAAAGCAAGAGATACTTGCTAGAATTGCACAACTTCAAACTCAAAAACTCCGTCTCACCGGCTTCTTAGACGAAAAATCTGCTGATCTTACTCAGTTTGCTGAAGAGGCCGATGCAGAGTTTGAGAAGATTGGTGAAGATGCCCTCAGAGGGCTAGACGAAGCCAGTGCACGG ATTATGGAGAACATTGAGAGTCAGATGCAGGTCTTTGAGGAATCTATAGAGTTGAACAGACAGGAAATAGAGAAAAATGATGATATGTTGGCAAAATTTGAAGGCCAAATTGAAGAAGAACGAAATGAAGGTCTTTTCTTTAAGAATCTTAGGCCCAGAAAGCCTGCAGACATAGTGAAGGCTAAAGTGGAGATGGAGAAGATTAATGAGCTTACGAAAGAAAATGCTGGTTCGAAGACGAGGCGATATATCTATCTTGCATTCATTGGCCTGCTAGTCGTAGCAATTGCCGAATCATTCCTTTCTTCACCTGATTGGCGAAAAGTCGCTGTTCTTGGAGCAATGCTTATTGCTTTGATTTCTCAATTTTCTTATGAGCAAAGGATGTCATCTGAAATAGAAAAAACAGAAATCAAAGAGCAATCTGAGGAAAAAGAGTGA
- the LOC103491128 gene encoding laccase-4-like, whose product MSLIFRVLVLLACIFPALVECRVRHYKFDVVLKNTTKLCSSKQIVTVNGKFPGPTIYAREDDTVLINVVNHVQYNLSIHWHGVRQLRTGWADGPAYITQCPIPSGQSYLYNFTVTGQRGTLLWHAHILWLRATVHGALVILPKLGVPYPFPAPNKEVVVVLAEWWKSDTEAVINEALKSGLAPNVSDAHTINGHSGPISKCSTQGGFTLPVKSGHTYLLRIINAALNEELFFKIAGHKLTVVEVDATYVKPFKTDTIVIAPGQTTNALITADQTSGKYLVAASPFMDSPIAVDNNTATATLHYSDTLATTATTLTVPPPQNATPVANNFIDSLRSLNSNTYPAKVPLTIDHNLYFTVGLGINPCPTCKAGNGSRAVASINNVTFVMPTTALLQAHYFNINGVFTTDFPANPPHVFNYTGSGPSNLQTTRGTKLYKLKFNSTVELVLQDTGIIAAENHPIHLHGFNFFVVGRGIGNYDAKNDPKSFNLVDPVERNTVGVPSGGWTAIRFRADNPGVWFMHCHLEVHTTWGLKMAFLVENGKGPNESIIPPPKDLPKC is encoded by the exons atGAGTTTAATATTTCGAGTTTTGGTTCTGTTGGCCTGCATTTTCCCAGCTTTGGTCGAATGCCGAGTCCGGCATTACAAATTTGAT GTGGTTTTGAAAAATACTACCAAACTCTGTTCCAGTAAGCAAATCGTCACCGTTAATGGGAAGTTTCCAGGGCCTACCATATATGCTAGGGAAGATGACACAGTGCTTATTAATGTTGTCAACCACGTTCAATACAACCTTTCCATTCACTG GCATGGAGTTCGGCAGCTTCGAACCGGTTGGGCCGATGGACCAGCATACATTACACAATGTCCCATCCCATCAGGGCAGAGCTATTTGTATAACTTCACCGTTACTGGCCAAAGAGGCACCCTTCTTTGGCACGCACATATTCTTTGGCTGAGGGCGACTGTCCATGGTGCTTTGGTCATCTTGCCCAAGCTCGGCGTGCCATATCCATTCCCAGCTCCTAACAAAGAAGTCGTCGTTGTATTAG CTGAGTGGTGGAAATCCGACACCGAAGCCGTGATCAATGAAGCTCTCAAATCAGGATTAGCTCCAAATGTATCTGATGCTCACACAATCAATGGTCATTCAGGACCCATCTCAAAATGTTCTACACAAG GGGGCTTCACATTACCTGTCAAGAGTGGACATACCTACTTACTGCGCATAATCAATGCTGCACTCAATGAGGAGCTCTTCTTCAAGATTGCTGGGCACAAGCTCACAGTTGTGGAAGTAGATGCTACCTATGTGAAACCATTCAAAACAGACACAATTGTGATTGCCCCAGGCCAAACCACCAATGCCCTCATAACTGCTGATCAAACCTCTGGCAAGTACTTGGTTGCAGCCTCCCCTTTCATGGACTCTCCAATCGCGGTCGACAACAACACCGCAACAGCCACGCTGCATTACTCCGACACACTAGCTACAACCGCAACGACCTTAACCGTTCCGCCTCCTCAAAATGCAACCCCAGTAGCCAACAACTTCATAGATTCTCTTAGAAGCCTTAACTCAAACACCTATCCTGCAAAAGTCCCATTGACCATTGATCACAACCTTTACTTCACAGTTGGGCTTGGAATCAACCCTTGTCCCACCTGCAAAGCTGGGAACGGAAGCCGAGCAGTAGCTAGCATTAACAATGTCACATTCGTAATGCCAACCACAGCCTTACTTCAAGCCCATTACTTCAACATCAATGGAGTTTTTACAACTGACTTCCCAGCTAACCCACCTCATGTTTTCAACTACACTGGGAGTGGGCCGTCGAATCTGCAGACAACAAGGGGGACTAAGCTGTATAAGCTGAAATTTAACTCAACGGTGGAGCTGGTTTTGCAAGATACCGGAATCATCGCCGCAGAAAACCACCCTATTCATCTGCATGGGTTTAATTTCTTCGTGGTTGGAAGAGGAATCGGGAACTATGACGCTAAAAATGACCCCAAATCGTTCAATCTCGTCGACCCTGTTGAGAGAAATACCGTCGGAGTGCCTTCTGGTGGATGGACGGCCATCAGATTTAGAGCCGATAATCCAG GAGTTTGGTTCATGCATTGCCATCTGGAAGTGCACACAACATGGGGATTAAAGATGGCTTTCTTAGTGGAAAATGGAAAAGGACCAAACGAATCAATAATTCCACCTCCAAAGGACCTCCCAAAATGTTAA
- the LOC103491144 gene encoding transcription factor DIVARICATA-like yields MEFLSPASYLRNSNWLFQETKGTQWTPEENKRFENALALYDEDTSDRWFKVAAMIPGKTIGDVIKQYQELEEDVSDIEAGLIPIRGYANRHSFTLERVDSSHGFDGLSHFYGSGVKRGTSTRPSDHERKKGIPWTEEEHRQFLMGLKKYGKGDWRNISRNFVTTRTPTQVASHAQKYFIRQLSGGKDKRRSSIHDITTVNLPDVKSPLGDCNRPPSPDPAAMATHLHQLSKMVGSTEQQLDWESLNQVLDSSNGNMFMVMPSNGTQQQEQNLLKETIHESPIAPYYTIFQMQPMHQHYH; encoded by the exons ATGGAATTTCTTTCTCCAGCTTCTTATCTTCGAAATTCTAACTGGCTATTTCAAGAAACTAAAGGAACCCAATGGACCCCCGAGGAGAACAAACGGTTTGAGAATGCTTTGGCTTTGTACGATGAAGATACTTCCGATCGATGGTTTAAAGTTGCCGCCATGATTCCCGGGAAAACCATCGGTGATGTGATTAAGCAGTATCAAGAATTGGAGGAAGATGTTAGTGATATAGAGGCTGGTTTGATCCCAATTCGTGGATATGCTAATCGTCATTCGTTTACATTGGAACGAGTTGATAGCAGCCATGGGTTTGATGGGTTGAGCCATTTCTATGGCTCTGGTGTTAAGAGAGGAACCTCTACTAGACCTTCTGATCatgaaaggaagaaaggaaTTCCATGGACAGAAGAGGAACACAG GCAATTTCTGATGGGTCTTAAAAAATATGGTAAAGGTGACTGGAGAAACATTTCTCGCAATTTCGTTACAACAAGAACACCAACACAAGTCGCTAGTCATGCTCAAAAGTACTTCATTAGACAGCTAAGTGGTGGAAAGGATAAGAGAAGATCGAGCATCCACGACATCACGACCGTCAATCTCCCCGATGTGAAATCTCCATTAGGAGATTGTAACAGACCTCCATCCCCAGATCCTGCTGCAATGGCTACACACCTCCATCAGCTGTCGAAAATGGTTGGCAGCACCGAACAGCAATTGGACTGGGAATCTTTGAACCAAGTTCTTGACTCGTCGAACGGTAACATGTTTATGGTTATGCCTTCAAATGGAACTCAGCAACAGGAACAGAACTTGCTGAAAGAAACCATTCATGAATCTCCGATTGCACCTTACTATACTATTTTTCAGATGCAACCAATGCACCAACATTATCATTGa